In Pleurodeles waltl isolate 20211129_DDA chromosome 5, aPleWal1.hap1.20221129, whole genome shotgun sequence, the DNA window ACACTCTTCCTCTACAATTGACATTGTGACATGAAATAAATTAAGATGAGCCTCAGTACACCTGACCAAGGATATAGGAACTGTGTAGAAAATAAAAAGTGACATAGAAATAAATGTATAAAGAGTTGGTCAAAAAATAGGTTTcttcaacaaaaagtataaattgaTGTTTGGTAAAATTGTACATATTTAACATCTGAAAGGCTTTAATCCGACAGTAGTGCCAGTCTTCAGTGTCAACAGAGTTAATTTTAAACTATGCCTTaactactgaaataaaaaaatgaacatcCAGAGGTAGCATGTGACATCATACTTTATATCATCCTTGCTGCAAACAGTTGGTTTGGACGTATGCTTATTAGATAGTTTCCCAAGAGACAAGTACAACTTCTCATCGCTGTCTACATAAGACAGTGTTTATTCAGAGAAGCTATGAGAAAGATGTAAGGCAGTTCTTTCCAACATATAATATTAAAAAGCAAATATACAACCGTGAGATCGAGGCTTAATATTGACACGTTTCAAGATCGTATTATGGCACACCTGACCAGGAATATTATTTTGGATTTTAGGAGCGAAATCCTACAGCTGCACTTCTAGTTTGAAAGCACCGCTGGAATGATTATTTGGGGGCAATGCATTGTATCAAAGCAACTGAAAGGCCGATAAATCTCAGGTAGATGTGATGTAACTCAAAGGGAGAACTCGAAGGAAGAGATTCTTAAAATGTTGGATCTTTGTGAGGAACAAATGCATTGTAGATATGTTTACCGAGGCATATGATGCATACAGTCAAGTATAAGAATCAATACGAAATAAATCTAAACAGGGCCAAATTACCATAACAAGAAAAGGCAAAAGAATGTTTCAGAGGTGACTTAATGATGCAACTTTCACAGCAGAATACTCGAGACAGAAACACATAATATTGCATTAGTGATAAAGGGAATAGTCTATAAAAAACACAGTCCTTTGCTGTTGTTCATAAAAGCTTAAATTGGTCAGTGGATTCGTGGTGTCATGGTAGATGTCAAAAACAGACACAGGGATGTTCTGAATCCTTATAACTGAAGATGCACAACAGTAAAATCAAATATTCTCTCCTTTTATTGGGTGACCCCTTGAGCCCCTCCAAACAACGGTAAGTTAGGGGGCTAGCACACCGGCGTATTACGTGATTTGCAGAGGACAACCCAATTTTTTCTTAAATAAGGAAGGGGAGATTAGAACACATATCTCATGGTTTCAATGGAGGCTTGTGTTTCAGTTCAAAACCCCTCATTGCAGCAGTTACTTTACAGAGGAGCATCAGAGGGAAATGCACAGGCTTCTTGCATAATGTTGAGTGCAATCTGTATCACAAAATTGCGTGCCGTTGTATTTGCTTCATaactatttttaaataaagcagtccctCTTCAACAACAAAGAGACGTAAAGCTAAGAATGTGTATGTCCTATCATGATCTACAATTAAACAAAACATGATTACAGAGAACATATAGAAAGTTGTGTTGCTTTTTAATAGTACAGTAAGTGAGTGTTAGAAAATATAAAGATATCAGCTTCATCAGGACGTTGGGTCAGATTCCAACAAAAAGCACAAGCAGCCACATAAAGACAACCAAGAGGAGTGAGCAACAGATAACTCTTCTCGGCATGAGGAAGATGTGTGTGTACCTCAAGTAACTGTGTCCCTTTGGAAGTTGCTTTAGTGTTTAACAGggcaaaaatctccagatccagtcagtGGAAACTCATTTCCGGCCATTCCTATTGTATCACATGTAGGGCTTAACACCTTACAGCTTGAATTACACCATAGACAGACATTTAACGAGGCCAGAAAGACAAAGAAAACTGGCATCGGTACAAGAGATATGCATACGGTAGCAAAGTGTGAGGTAGATCCCATGCAGAACAGTTAAAACAATGTATTATTTACAATCCTGGCTGCAGTGGCTTTAAAATGTTAAAACTACTTTTTGGTTACCAGATTTAGTTATGAATTTGTTAAGCATGCGTCATCAGTCCCAAACTGTCTGCAACCAAAGAGGTCACTGGTTCAATTCAAAGTATCAGCCCCTACCTGAAATATATAGAAATCTTTCCTGGACCGATAGTCATAGACTATGTTGTTCTTTACATTCATAAGAATTATCAACCACTAAAAACGTCACTTATATTGTGGTTTCATTATCAGTGTCATAGTCGAACTTGCCTTTCATCTATGTTACTAAGGCATTTCCAAGAAGAAAATATGAAGCTGCATAATTGGCAATATAAAACCATAAGACATCACAAAACCATCTTGTCAAATATTGGTAAGTTCTTCATTTTCTGTGCATAGAAATTGTACACCTATTGAAGCAGTATTTCCATATGCAGACACTTTTCCATAGCAGTAGATTATAGAGATATTACAAGAGTTATGCAGGTATTCAATTTTGCTCACTTTCCTTTTGTAACGCACAGATTAGTGCAAACTGAACAAAATCATAAAACGGAATTCCACACCTCCAAATTTCCCCACCGGTAAAACAAAATGGGCTGTCTATCCATTTTATAACAAATCTTGATTACTTCCATTGGCTTCAGTATTTGTGGAACACATAATGATGCTCTCATTGACTGTATGTGAAGCTTTAGAATTGGTTTTCACGAGCAATACATGAAAACATGCACTATCTAAGGTACCAGACTGCATCACTGTTGTCAAAATACATTTACAAGAGTGTCTCTTTGTAAATATAAGTTTGGGAGGAGCCAGTTAAGGGTATGTTGAAACGTATTGAGGATGTCAAAGACCATGTCATTCTGGAATAAATCTGAGTAACACCAAGCACCAGCAATGAAGGGAAAGGTTGCATCAACAAAAAAAGCTGACACTGTCATTACCTCTTTGTAAAGTTCATCTTAAAAATAAAGCTTGAGATATTTCTGGTCTACAAAAAAGAATTGTTATTCAAATAGGAGTAAAATTAAAACTTTCGCCTGGAGGGAAGGTTTGGAGAATAGAAAACATGGCTTTTTTCCCATCTcacactttatttatttatatgggaGGCAAAGCAAATGGGCCAgttacaagtcaccccataatcAGAATTAGAATGTATTGCTTTGTTTTACTTCCAGGTGATACACCCTATTGTCCAAGCTCAAATTTCCAACATAAACTGCCAAATTTTAACAAGTATCCCATTTATGAACACTTTCTTTATCCATCTTGCATCATGGGGAACTTAGAAGCTGATGCTCAATGATAAGGCACGCAATACTGTTGGTATTGACTCCAGATGTGTTATTAATGTGTACTACCTATCACTGCAGTATGACTGAATGTTTCCACTACGTTTATTGATTTTGACTATGCCATTAGATTTAACTCAACAGTCTCTCTTTGCATCATCACTGTGATATACACTTGCATATGTGCTTGTCCGACAGTGAATGGTATGTAGAATAAAGGCTTTTCGTCTACTTTCCAGATCATCAGTCTGGGGCTCAGAGTGTGCATGCTTTAATCCACCAGAGTGTATGAGTTAAATAGATTATGAATGTTGTAGCAGTTCCCACTATCGGTTTTACAGGCTTTTTGTGTACTCATATACCATCTGTCTTCAGAACTGAAAAAGCAAGAGAAAATCTGCAGAGCTGACGAAAGTTCTCAAATgtttaaaattaaggaattaaggaCATTGAGCGTGCATGCATGCTTACTGGACACGTTGCTCTGAACAAATGCATAATCCATTTAGTTATGTCTTTGCTGTCTGTAGATTCAAAGTATCTATGTCTTTGTTTACAAAGGTATAACAATAAAAGTAGTGTCCAAAAGAATCACGTGGTATGTTGTGCGTTTGCGTGTTTTCTTAAGCAAATAAACACCATCTTTAACCGGTCTCAATAACAGCATAGTGATTACACATGGGTATGGCAGCAGAGCGAGGACAGAGAACAGATTTCAGAATGAAATGTATAGCCTTCCCTAATCAAAAGTCACATTAGAGTAGAAAAGCGAGAGCAGCACGGACGTGTATGTACAAACCTGGCAACATGCAAAGTCCAGACTGTCCACGTCTTAGCAAGGGAGAGAGGGTGCAGTTCCCTTTATACCAGAGGAAGGTACAAATCACTGGGGGTACAGGAGAGCGTCTGCTTACCAGTGTGGAAGAGCACCGGAAAAAGTTCAGCCTACAATATTATCATGCAGAGCTACCGTGCtggttctaaaaaaataaaatagaaaagttTCTCCCCTCAGACATCCAGGCTGGAACTTAAATGTGTCAGCCGCGGGTCGGCGTTGATTTCGTACCTGTAGTGATAGCCCTCCATGTGATCCCTGCACGCATCCCTGATATTGTATATCCACTTTTTGATCCCTTTTCTGTTCAGGTACAATACCAGCAGGAAAATCAACCCTATCAAAGCTAAGACTATTCCCAGGAAGACGTAGGAAGTCTGCAAACTGCTCAGGTCGTCGTGATAGGAGCATTTTAGGTCAGAAATCTTGATGCTCACGAGTGAAACGTTGCTCATGTCTTGGGGGTCTGTGCACAAGAGCTGCTCCTTGCCCGGCACCATGGAGGTCTCCTTCAGCCAGCTCACAAACTCCTCGAGCTCGCAGTCGCACCGCCAGGCGTTGGACGCCAGGTTGAGCTTCAGCTCCCTGGGGAAGTCCCCCAGAGTGCCGTTGCGTAGCCGCCGGAGGGAGTTATTGCTGAGGTCCAGCGTCCGGAGCTGCGTCAGGTTGGCGAAAAGCCCCGCCGGAAGCCCCACCAGGTAGTTGTCCCGCAGGCTTAGGTGTACCAGGTTAGGCAGTGCGGCGAAGAGGCCCCTGGGCAGGTAGAGAAAGCGGTTCCCGGCCAGGTCCAGGGTGCTGAGGGCGCTCAGAGCCCCGCTGCGCAGCACGGAGGTCAGCACAGACTCGTTGTAGACGGCGCGGTTCAGCTCGAGCGCCGCCAGGGGGCTCCTGGCGCCGAAGGACAGGTTGCTGAAGCGGGAGATCTGGTTATCGCTGAGGTCCAGACGCCGCAGGCTAGGCAGGTCGGCGAGTGCCCGCGGCTCCACGTCTTGCAAGCGGTTGCCGCTCAGGTCCAGGGTGGCGAGGTCAGTGAGGGCGGCAAGGGGTGCCGTTTCCCGGCtcagcctgtggatgctgttgccgGTCACAAGCAGAGTTCGCACGTAGGCCGGGAGGTCCCGGGGCACCTCGGTGAGGCTGCGGTTCACGCACTTCACCGTCTTGTCAGACTCGGAGCACTCACAAGGGGGTGGACAGTTTTGATCGGGCTGCgaagacacagagcccagcacctGTACTAGAACCAGTACCGAGACCGGCTTCATGACCACGGCCCTCTCGCCATGCCTCGGCCACACCGGTACCCGCCGCCGGCTCTTGCGGCCTCCGAGGCGAGTCAACAAATCCAGCCCGAACATCGTAGCCCTCAGTCTCTGCTCAAACCCCAAGCTGCAGCTCGCAGAGCGGACGCCTTAGGGTAGGGACGAGGGAAATAGGGAGCCACGAACCTGAAACTTCAACACTCCGACCTCAACAGCAACGGTAGCCGCAGCTCAGAGCAAAAAGAAACTTGGGAGCGTCTCGGGACTGAAGACGTGTTCTCTGCTCCCTTGCTCGTCTTTGTCGCTTCACTTATTTTCGCTGTCATCGGGATACACACCTTATTTCATTCTTTTGAAGGCCCCATGACTTTGATCCTTTCTTCAAAGTGGTATCTTAGGCTTTCGCCACGATTGAAGGCACACCctaaaaataaacaatgaaaacagTGAAGCGATTGACGCAGCAACGTTGCCGTGCACAGCTAATGCAGGCTTTTATGTTCACAGCCTCCCCTACCCCACCACAAGCAGCTGGCAGCAAAGAATTCCCCCCTCCCGCCCTTCTCAGGTGAGGGATCCGATTACTAACATGAGCTGTTTGATCCCCTCCAAAGTGGCTGCCCCAACCCGTCTAAATTTAAAACATAATTAATTGAAAAACGCagagaaaataacaaaaaatgagGACGCAAATGAGTATTCGGATACACAAGCCAGTTCAGCGCACACATCTGCAAGTGTAAACTTCAATTAGGGTTTTACTTTTGTGATCAGGCCTCCCAGGTCCTCTCCGCCATCCTTCCCTATGCGTCGTTGTCTGCGGTTTGGCAATTGAGGTATTGTATGCCCCTACCTGTCTGTGTGTCCCCGGCCCCTGTAGTTACTGTTCTTAGTGCTGTTGTCGCGTGTCCTGTGCTGCTCCACACGAACTCTGCTTCAGGAAAACACGAGCCGCCCTCCTACTACTACAATGAGGACAGGAGGACACTACCTAACTTCAAAGTATACAAAGAGCGCCATCTACCGCACCACACGAAGCTTTAATTCtggtatttttttccttttctgcgAATGCCAAACCActtttttattgaaaataatacacagGGATGACCATACATAAAATACCTCCATGTGCTTCGCAATCCTGAACGTATAGGGTCTAATCTGAGAAGATATTATTTTAGCATGCAGATAGGTTTCTAGACGCCATTATACATCTATGAACAAAGTGAAATTACTTACTAACGAACACAGGTGGGATATCAGAACGAGGACTGTTCAATCCAGTCTAGCACATCGTTTATCGGAATAAATTCATAGTATAGTTAAAAAATTCTATATTTTGGAACCAGTTCACGTTTTACCACTGCGGATATGACACTACCCATTAATTATTATATATTAAAAGCATGATGGAGTGATTAAATGGAAACAGTTTCTCAGAATAACTTGCATGAACTACTAAGCGTCCACAGTTCTTTATCTACAATGAAAACGTTGCGTTGAGCACTATAAAATAGAACTACGATCGATCAAATGTGAAGAACGGAATCAAAGATATACAATATTTGTTTCGTAAGAGTTATTTCGAAAAACGTGTTAAATATCAGAGCACCAGAAAATAAGGTGCGTTTTTACAATCGCGCGCGAATCTGCGTTCTTATGGACGCAAGACACATATGCTGTCTCTAGTGAGTGGTACGACAGCACAAGAAACCGAACAGCACTTGTATTCTTTAAGATGTAGTGCTTCATTTCGAAAACGTTCCAGAGACAATGATATATCTGTTTTTTGAACATCGAACGAAATATAGGAAGAAATATTCAGTTTTCTCCCTTGGAAAAAAATCTgctcagggtcttgttgaacatgtgattgctttgaaatatactagtgttgcacaaatatttaagGAGTTTACCGAAAACAAACGGGAAAGGAAAGAATAACTACCGCGTGCCGTATTGTTAATATCGATAAATGGAACTGAGCACTGACTTTTAGAATGATAGGTTGGAGATGATGGGAGGACTTGACCCTCAGGCAAGAACTGCAAATAAAGTTCCCTTCACTCAGGCACCTAGCTGAGGTGATGGCCTCGAGGAATGCCAAATTAATAGCATTTTGAGCGGCATTTCTTCAAAGAAGGACCCCTCAGAGTCTGAAGACCTAGGCGCATATCCCAATATTGAGTATTGATGAGAGGGAAGGGCAACTGCCATCAGTCTACCATTACCTATGATTACCCCCCATGCCCTCCCTCCATTACAGCCTTCGACGTTTCTGAGCTACTTGATTTGTCTATGTTTTAGAATTGGGCACTTCAGAGGACAAAGGCTCGCTTCCCTGCACAAGTCTGGGAGGTCCCAAAAGCCAACTCCCCACTGACAGGTGTTTCAATGCCTTCTGCAGCTCCCCACCTTCCAAGTATCACAGTACTCGTCTCCAGTGTCATAGATTCCCCACTTCCCTCTCGTTCTGTCACTCTTCCCCACTACGTTCCACAGCTCCTGGTCTAGAATAGGTTACCAGAAGACTCTAATTCACTTGGCTTTATCTGTTACATCTCAGACCTAGCATCAGATGCTGCAGGGTAATAACGGTTGGCCAGGCATAGATAggaagtgatgggcatgactccttcaCAGGGGCAAAAAATACATGCAGATGCCCcatgtcatttttaggtcgagcatagcagctcgcaagcactgcttttccgacgtgttgatatgtatctgggcttttaacaacgcccacctcacgcctatcactaccactcgttcgtaggattgcccttcaaaaatcctttgatgacattggtaaatagtttatatatgtccctccttggggaggtattgttaccgccatggccatcgcccctgttccatgactaattgtacttttgccaataagtttgactgtgagcaaacttctttttccttttgtgtgtctcttcacgctgatgttcATGGCAGCCATAGCGCTTTGAATCGACTCACTTATatgaaactgctttacttttcattttcaatttatgtggcaagaaaagtcctgttagaagtttacaatgctaataacgctaattcgagcaaatgcaagacccactgcattgcaactgcttgttggAAAACGCTGCTCCGATGTTTCGGATTCGTGAAGATTTATGGAGGACACCAGAAATCTTCATAAACACTTGTAGGGGAGCCACTGGGCAAATAAATCCTTTACCAACTGGATTTCTTTCTGCAGGGGTATATTCTAGTAACCCATTTCACAAAATGCATGCCTCCgcctgccactccctccccccaaCCTTCAATACAGATAACAATACTCCTTGCAGGACTCTGGACCTGCACTTTTAAAACAGCATTGGCCTGCGTTCCTACTCTGGGCAGTGTAGACTTCACAACAACACTCACAGAACCTCAGCCGCACACAGTTCTGTGTTAGCACCAACTGGGGAACATTCAAGCAATGCTTTCCAGTCCACGTCGCTGCAGAAGTCCCTCTCTCCATTAGGCCTGAGGGAGAATAAGGAGACTGGATCCACCAAACCTGGACAAAGAGTTCAGTGAAAATCGGAGATACAAGCCAGAAATGGGTGTAACCACTATTTTTCCTAGCAGGGACCTCAACTGGTCTTTGTTTTCCTAGAGTCCTAGCAAACTGCCACCACTGTACCCCCGAATTTTGGAATCAcaggtatttttttcatttactaGCACTGCATGTTGTGTAGGTGCAGCAGAGAACGATCATCATTCAAGCACTTAATCTGCTTCTAGGAGTGTTGCAGATCCAGAGTTGACTTTGAGCTTCCTGCagtggttgaagtgcattaaaaaaagtatgggaactatgatgctgcatgcagtgggggcgGGGTCAATGTGTCTGGGGgggtttggctaaaaaacaaaatgttctccTTTAgggagctacatataaaataactaaCAGTTTAAAAGAAAAATGCAGTTAAAAAAAGTTGTTAATCAGTGGTAAGCACACTATTgtgtattatgaaacctctattagttaatgcacttagaggtctgtgtgtaaccagaatgTCACACAGTAAAATCTTGGTTGGTTCAGTGGAGAAGTTTGGTTTGAGTATTGTTAGTGCTACGAGGGCCCAGCCCCAATGACAGAAAGCACTGAGAATTTGCAAGtaattttattaaactttaattACACGCAGTATAATACAGACTACaaccaaatgtgcaaaaaggtttcagataaaatagtgcttccaaaatataggtcATAATAATACATAGACTGTgtataatgatttatttttatgtaactgccctgaaaagcacacactgcacagctcagctggtaactcccttgcactaccaGTCGAAAAAATTAAATCTTCATCATCACAAAGCTTCATATGCTTCGATCAATTAAACCAGTGCTTGcttccctttacatttgcagattaaccagatGTGTGCATTTGCTTTTCTTTCAGTTgaggaggcaccctggcaagaaagcCTGTTTATTGTTACACCACTCACCCCTCCCTAGGTATCACAGCGTAGGAGACTCCTCAAATGAAACTTAAGCTGAAGCTTTTGCAGGATCAGAGTTTACAGTCCCGGGACGGTTGTCTTTTCATGAAAAGTAGAGGAAcgttttttcataaattaaaaaagtagtGGCACATTTTGCCCCTCCAACCCTGCCCACTTTGATTATTGGCTTCCTGACAAGAACACAAGAGAGCAAATATGTAGCACCATGATGTCCCTCCAAGATCTGTGTGTCCCCGGGGCGTAGGTCACCTAAGATCTATTCAGGATTGGAAGTTCCATCCGCACTATAGAAGGACCAAGGAGGAGATCAGTACTTGCCAGTGCTCTTTTTAGGTCTAACTAGAGACAGCTTTAACTACCTCTTATAACTACCAAACAAAACATTTCAAAGAACACAGCACTAATGAAGCATAAAATAGACAACTTCTGCAGCCTTACCTGGAAACTGCAATCATGAGGCCTCTGCAACAGCCAGATACCAATCATGGAGGATAGGGAAACACTGATTAGTGTAGGTATGTGCAGTGCCTTTCTAGGGATGAGGCTTTATTGGGGAAGCAATTCTTGTTAAATGAATTTGATAGTTGGGTTTTTAACTTTAATGCCTTGTAAAAAATCGATCAGTAGGTGATCTTCCCAGCTCTGCTAGGAATGTCTGAGGAAACACAATGACATGATAGTAGAGGCCTGGGAAGTGTCACAcaacaaatgaaacaaaaattgTATTGCAGAATAGTGATTCACTCATACATATTGACTATGTGTCTAGCTCTGCATTGGTGGGACTTGTTCGCTTTGAAATGTGTTTGAAGCAATACATCTCGATGCCCACAGTTTACCTGCAGATAAGTATTTCTTAGCTGCCCTTATTGGCATTGTAGTCCTCTTTTTTTCATGTACATTCACAACCTAAGGGGCGTATTTAGGAAAAATGGCACTacatacagtgcagcaccactttttttgcgcctcctaacgccatcatgtgtgcgctctatttaaaatacagcccaccatggcggtagttacaggacttgcatcataatttttgatgctagtctggcacgttgcaggattagcatcaatgattttgacgctaatcctgcaaagcacccagaggcccactaaacccaatggaagccttcttttaagGCCTCTTCTGAGCAGGCCTTGAAAGtacctaaaaaaatgacgcaaaggaatctccgagatttctttgcaccattttttgcccccccccactttGCACACATTATGGCTGATGCAAGAATATGGTGCagggtttttggccttctaacgccacattagcatcaacaaaATGACCCTAATGTGACCTTAGAATGGTGCtaaggactcttaaatatgcccctttggggcatatttaagaaaagtggcgctgcacacagtgcagcgccacatttttggTACCCCATAGCGCCCCCTACGGCCACAATGAGTGCACCGTATTTAaactacggcacaccatggtggtagttaggggactagcatcagaatttttgacgctagtatggagctttgcaggattagcggcaaaaatattgacgctaatcctgcaaagttaactgaggcccattgtaatcaatggtgtgcgtcctttaacagctgctctgagcaggcgttaaaagtggcaataaaaatgatgcaaagaaatctgttagatatctttgtgccatttatttggccccccctaacaggggaacaccccctttgcgtacattacgcctggcgcaggcataatgtagcgcaacgggttataaagtggcacaattcatgcattgctccactttgcaaatatggcgcagggattttggccttgctgggccacattagcgtaaaagaaaatgatgctaatgtggtgcaaggatatgcccctaagtattttacTTGTCAGATATTTGAAGGCAGAGCCCCACGTTCAAGCTACAAATAATTTTCATTGCAACTTCCGCTTTTCACATGGGTTGCAAATAGAACAAGCTAATTGCTTTCAAACCTTTCTCATAGTTTCGATTTCTCCAAGCAAAATGTTGTAAATGTTGCTGGGAAAATATAATTGCAAGTTAAAATGCTTACATTGTTTTCATCGTATTTGATGTTTGTGAAAACACTCAAATTTAAGTAGCTCATGAAGCCTTGTTTTTACTTTGTATTCTGGTACTtgtatttctacattttttttacataataAACGTAAGAATGCAAATATAACAACCAGTGGCAAAACCATTTTACAACACAAGTGACACATATTGGCTAGCTATTACAGTGGTAGCGACAACTTTAGATTGTTGCATTTCCCCATACAGTTTGCAGCAGTATGTAGTAGCATTGGCTGTATTAGAAAAACATGGTTGTTTGAGCAAAATTGCGGTTCTCTTACAATCCAAACCACATTGCTACTTTGGATGTTAAATGTGGTTTATCCCAGATTGGGGAGTCACTACAGTGAAATACACATAGAAGGTTGGAGCACACACCCAGGTAAGCTTTTACAGTAGTTACAAAAGTAGTAAACTGTTTGCCTCAGGATTGCTGTTAAGTCCATTAACTGCATGTTTTATTCTTTAGAGGTTGTCACTGTTGTGCTGTTGTTGATATGATGGTATAAATGCAAAAGTTGAACAGTCAAGAAGAGAGCATGGTGCATGGCTTGAGAGCCACCGATGGCAGACGCTTCGTAAAAGAGCATCGCCACACCAATCCAAAATTTACATCGGCTGCTGATCCCTGGGGCTCAATAGCCCAGGTCAATGTCCACGTTGCGGCGATTCTGCAGTACTCACCTGAGACTTTGTCGAACTAGGAGGCAGGACAGAGAAGCTCTTTCACTTGGGACAAGCTGCCATGAAGTAGAGCAGCAGGGCATGGTTGTCCAGAGGTGCACACTGCAGGGCCTGGACCAGCTGGCGAGGGATGAGACAAGTGTCACCGCTGCCC includes these proteins:
- the TPBG gene encoding trophoblast glycoprotein, which codes for MFGLDLLTRLGGRKSRRRVPVWPRHGERAVVMKPVSVLVLVQVLGSVSSQPDQNCPPPCECSESDKTVKCVNRSLTEVPRDLPAYVRTLLVTGNSIHRLSRETAPLAALTDLATLDLSGNRLQDVEPRALADLPSLRRLDLSDNQISRFSNLSFGARSPLAALELNRAVYNESVLTSVLRSGALSALSTLDLAGNRFLYLPRGLFAALPNLVHLSLRDNYLVGLPAGLFANLTQLRTLDLSNNSLRRLRNGTLGDFPRELKLNLASNAWRCDCELEEFVSWLKETSMVPGKEQLLCTDPQDMSNVSLVSIKISDLKCSYHDDLSSLQTSYVFLGIVLALIGLIFLLVLYLNRKGIKKWIYNIRDACRDHMEGYHYRYEINADPRLTHLSSSLDV